The Papio anubis isolate 15944 chromosome 5, Panubis1.0, whole genome shotgun sequence genome has a segment encoding these proteins:
- the SLC6A18 gene encoding inactive sodium-dependent neutral amino acid transporter B(0)AT3 isoform X1 has protein sequence MAHAPEPDPATSDLGEERPKWDNKAQYFLSCIGFAVGLGNIWRFPYLCQTYGGGAFLIPYLIALVFEGIPIFHVELAIGQRLRKGSVGVWTAISPYLSGVGLGCVTLSLLISLYYNAIVAWVLWYLLNSFQHPLPWSSCPPDLNRTGFVEECQGSSAVSYFWYRQTLNIAADINDSGSIQWRLLLCLAASWAVVYMCIIRGIETTGKVIYFTALFPYLVLTIFVIRGLTLPGATKGLIYLFTPKMHILQSPQVWLDAATQIFFSLSLAFGGHIAFASYNSPRNDCQKDAVVIALVNSMTSLYASIAVFSVLGFKATNDHEHCLDRNILSLINEFDFPEQSISRDDYLAVLMHLNATWPKRVAQLPLKVCRLEDFLDKSASGPGLAFIVFTEAVLHMPGAPAWAVLFFGMLFTLGLSTMFGSMEAVITPMLDVGVLPRWVPKEALTGLVCLACFLFATCFTLQSGNYWLEIFDNVAASLNLLILAFLEVVGVAYVYGMKRFCDDIAWMTGRRPSPYWRLTWRVVSPLLLLTIFVAYITLLSQKPLSYRAWNPKYELFPARQEKLYPGWVLAACVLLSLLPLLWVPGVALAQLLTRRRMWRDRDARPDTNTS, from the exons ATGGCTCATGCCCCAGAACCAGACCCGGCCACCAGCGACCTCGGGGAGGAGAGGCCCAAGTGGGACAACAAGGCCCAGTACTTCCTGAGCTGCATCGGGTTTGCTGTGGGGCTGGGGAACATTTGGCGGTTCCCATACCTGTGCCAGACCTATGGAGGAG GGGCCTTCCTCATCCCCTACCTCATCGCACTGGTCTTCGAGGGGATCCCCATCTTCCACGTCGAGCTCGCCATCGGCCAGCGACTGCGGAAAGGCAGCGTCGGCGTGTGGACGGCCATCTCCCCGTACCTCAGTGGAGTAG GGCTGGGCTGTGTCACGCTGTCCTTGCTGATCAGCCTGTACTACAACGCCATCGTGGCGTGGGTGCTGTGGTACCTCCTCAACTCCTTCCAGCACCCGCTGCCCTGGAGCTCCTGCCCACCGGACCTCAACAGAACAG GGTTCGTGGAGGAGTGCCAGGGCAGCAGCGCCGTGAGCTACTTCTGGTATCGGCAGACACTGAACATCGCAGCCGACATCAATGACAGTGGCTCCATCCAGTGGCGGCTGCTTCTCTGCTTGGCAGCCTCCTGGGCAGTCGTGTACATGTGTATCATCAGAGGCATTGAGACTACAGGGAAG GTGATTTACTTCACAGCCTTGTTCCCTTACCTGGTCCTGACCATCTTTGTCATCAGAGGGCTGACCCTGCCGGGGGCCACAAAAGGACTAATCTACTTGTTCACTCCCAAA ATGCACATTCTCCAGAGCCCCCAGGTGTGGCTGGACGCAGCCACCCAGATATTCTTCTCTCTGTCCCTGGCCTTTGGAGGACACATCGCTTTCGCAAGTTACAACTCGCCCAG GAATGACTGCCAGAAGGACGCGGTGGTCATCGCCCTGGTCAACAGCATGACCTCCCTGTACGCGTCCATCGCTGTCTTCTCCGTCCTGGGGTTCAAAGCAACCAATGACCACGAGCACTGCCTGGACAG AAACATCCTCAGCCTCATCAACGAGTTTGACTTCCCAGAGCAGAGCATCTCCAGGGACGACTACCTGGCGGTCCTCATGCACCTGAACGCCACCTGGCCCAAGAGGGTGGCCCAGCTCCCCCTAAAGGTCTGCCGCCTGGAAGACTTTCTGGACAAG AGTGCCTCGGGCCCGGGCCTGGCCTTCATTGTCTTCACGGAGGCCGTCCTCCACATGCCAGGGGCTCCTGCGTGGGCTGTGCTCTTCTTCGGGATGTTGTTCACCTTGGGGCTATCGACCATGTTCGGGAGCATGGAGGCGGTCATCACACCCATGCTGGACGTGGGGGTCCTGCCCAGATGGGTCCCCAAGGAGGCCCTGACTG GGCTGGTCTGCCTGGCCTGCTTCCTCTTCGCCACCTGCTTCACGCTGCAGTCTGGGAACTACTGGCTGGAGATTTTTGACAATGTTGCCGCTTCCCTGAACCTGCTCATCTTGGCCTTCCTCGAGGTTGTGGGTGTCGCTTATGTTTACGGAATGAAACG GTTCTGCGATGACATTGCATGGATGACCGGGAGGCGGCCCAGCCCCTACTGGCGGCTGACCTGGAGGGTGGTCAGTCCCCTGCTGCTGCTGACCATCTTCGTGGCTTACATCACCCTCCTGTCCCAGAAGCCACTGAGCTACAGGGCCTGGAACCCCAAATAC GAGCTGTTCCCCGCGCGCCAGGAGAAGCTCTACCCAGGCTGGGTGCTCGCCGCCTGCGTGCTGCTGTCCTTGCTGCCCTTGCTGTGGGTCCCGGGGGTCGCGCTCGCTCAGCTGCTCACCCGGCGGAGAATGTGGAGGGACAGGGACGCGCGCCCGGACACCAACACGAGCTGA
- the SLC6A18 gene encoding inactive sodium-dependent neutral amino acid transporter B(0)AT3 isoform X2, translated as MAHAPEPDPATSDLGEERPKWDNKAQYFLSCIGFAVGLGNIWRFPYLCQTYGGGAFLIPYLIALVFEGIPIFHVELAIGQRLRKGSVGVWTAISPYLSGVGLGCVTLSLLISLYYNAIVAWVLWYLLNSFQHPLPWSSCPPDLNRTGFVEECQGSSAVSYFWYRQTLNIAADINDSGSIQWRLLLCLAASWAVVYMCIIRGIETTGKVIYFTALFPYLVLTIFVIRGLTLPGATKGLIYLFTPKMHILQSPQVWLDAATQIFFSLSLAFGGHIAFASYNSPRNDCQKDAVVIALVNSMTSLYASIAVFSVLGFKATNDHEHCLDRNILSLINEFDFPEQSISRDDYLAVLMHLNATWPKRVAQLPLKVCRLEDFLDKSASGPGLAFIVFTEAVLHMPGAPAWAVLFFGMLFTLGLSTMFGSMEAVITPMLDVGVLPRWVPKEALTGLVCLACFLFATCFTLQSGNYWLEIFDNVAASLNLLILAFLEVVGVAYVYGMKRFCDDIAWMTGRRPSPYWRLTWRVVSPLLLLTIFVAYITLLSQKPLSYRAWNPKYSLPSRTPRAGEGGVTTYF; from the exons ATGGCTCATGCCCCAGAACCAGACCCGGCCACCAGCGACCTCGGGGAGGAGAGGCCCAAGTGGGACAACAAGGCCCAGTACTTCCTGAGCTGCATCGGGTTTGCTGTGGGGCTGGGGAACATTTGGCGGTTCCCATACCTGTGCCAGACCTATGGAGGAG GGGCCTTCCTCATCCCCTACCTCATCGCACTGGTCTTCGAGGGGATCCCCATCTTCCACGTCGAGCTCGCCATCGGCCAGCGACTGCGGAAAGGCAGCGTCGGCGTGTGGACGGCCATCTCCCCGTACCTCAGTGGAGTAG GGCTGGGCTGTGTCACGCTGTCCTTGCTGATCAGCCTGTACTACAACGCCATCGTGGCGTGGGTGCTGTGGTACCTCCTCAACTCCTTCCAGCACCCGCTGCCCTGGAGCTCCTGCCCACCGGACCTCAACAGAACAG GGTTCGTGGAGGAGTGCCAGGGCAGCAGCGCCGTGAGCTACTTCTGGTATCGGCAGACACTGAACATCGCAGCCGACATCAATGACAGTGGCTCCATCCAGTGGCGGCTGCTTCTCTGCTTGGCAGCCTCCTGGGCAGTCGTGTACATGTGTATCATCAGAGGCATTGAGACTACAGGGAAG GTGATTTACTTCACAGCCTTGTTCCCTTACCTGGTCCTGACCATCTTTGTCATCAGAGGGCTGACCCTGCCGGGGGCCACAAAAGGACTAATCTACTTGTTCACTCCCAAA ATGCACATTCTCCAGAGCCCCCAGGTGTGGCTGGACGCAGCCACCCAGATATTCTTCTCTCTGTCCCTGGCCTTTGGAGGACACATCGCTTTCGCAAGTTACAACTCGCCCAG GAATGACTGCCAGAAGGACGCGGTGGTCATCGCCCTGGTCAACAGCATGACCTCCCTGTACGCGTCCATCGCTGTCTTCTCCGTCCTGGGGTTCAAAGCAACCAATGACCACGAGCACTGCCTGGACAG AAACATCCTCAGCCTCATCAACGAGTTTGACTTCCCAGAGCAGAGCATCTCCAGGGACGACTACCTGGCGGTCCTCATGCACCTGAACGCCACCTGGCCCAAGAGGGTGGCCCAGCTCCCCCTAAAGGTCTGCCGCCTGGAAGACTTTCTGGACAAG AGTGCCTCGGGCCCGGGCCTGGCCTTCATTGTCTTCACGGAGGCCGTCCTCCACATGCCAGGGGCTCCTGCGTGGGCTGTGCTCTTCTTCGGGATGTTGTTCACCTTGGGGCTATCGACCATGTTCGGGAGCATGGAGGCGGTCATCACACCCATGCTGGACGTGGGGGTCCTGCCCAGATGGGTCCCCAAGGAGGCCCTGACTG GGCTGGTCTGCCTGGCCTGCTTCCTCTTCGCCACCTGCTTCACGCTGCAGTCTGGGAACTACTGGCTGGAGATTTTTGACAATGTTGCCGCTTCCCTGAACCTGCTCATCTTGGCCTTCCTCGAGGTTGTGGGTGTCGCTTATGTTTACGGAATGAAACG GTTCTGCGATGACATTGCATGGATGACCGGGAGGCGGCCCAGCCCCTACTGGCGGCTGACCTGGAGGGTGGTCAGTCCCCTGCTGCTGCTGACCATCTTCGTGGCTTACATCACCCTCCTGTCCCAGAAGCCACTGAGCTACAGGGCCTGGAACCCCAAATAC TCCCTCCCTAGCAGAACACCAAGGGCAGGTGAAGGAGGAGTAACCACGTATTTTTGA